A window of the Mucilaginibacter sp. cycad4 genome harbors these coding sequences:
- a CDS encoding LytTR family DNA-binding domain-containing protein, giving the protein MITCIAIDDEPKALEVIERYCLKTSLVDLKATFREPVKAIEFLNHEKVDLIFLDINMPDISGMQLVQTLAPRPMIIFTTAYSHYAVESYDLNALDYLLKPITFERFLAAINKAAAALSSKNGVSKEDDLTVFIKSGPQTYQVKVEEILYLEKDGNYITIHLKDRKILIRENMGDIFDLVPAADFLRVHKSYVVAIKHITMIEVHQLIINGEKIPIGSTYRDLLRNRLGLK; this is encoded by the coding sequence ATGATAACCTGTATTGCCATTGATGATGAGCCGAAGGCACTTGAAGTGATAGAGCGTTATTGCCTTAAAACCAGCCTGGTTGACCTGAAAGCCACTTTCCGCGAACCGGTGAAAGCAATTGAATTCCTGAACCATGAAAAAGTGGACCTCATTTTTCTCGATATTAATATGCCTGATATCAGCGGAATGCAGCTGGTACAAACCCTGGCGCCAAGGCCAATGATCATTTTTACTACCGCTTACAGCCATTACGCGGTAGAAAGCTATGACCTGAACGCCCTCGATTATCTGCTGAAGCCCATCACCTTCGAGCGCTTTCTTGCGGCCATAAATAAAGCCGCGGCAGCACTGTCTTCAAAAAATGGGGTGAGCAAAGAGGATGATCTCACAGTTTTTATTAAAAGCGGCCCGCAAACCTACCAGGTTAAGGTGGAAGAGATCTTGTACCTGGAAAAAGATGGCAATTATATCACCATTCACCTGAAAGACAGAAAGATCCTGATCCGTGAAAACATGGGCGATATTTTTGACCTCGTACCGGCAGCTGATTTTTTACGGGTGCATAAATCATATGTGGTGGCCATTAAACATATTACCATGATCGAAGTACATCAGCTCATAATCAACGGCGAAAAGATCCCGATAGGCAGCACCTACCGGGATCTTTTGCGCAACAGGCTGGGGTTAAAATAA
- a CDS encoding ABC transporter permease, with product MKPYTFHITLYDAAFFGMLFIGLTFILLLWFTRKTNRSANRFLAMVLAIAALWITRILGTDIGLSTYIPNWSRLPLQFSLAIGPLIFFYVLKITRPEYKFTRKDLLHFSPLLVELSAWALAVLESIKTGWATYDTFIFQRLNPVLQLSAFISVIIYLYRCRRLIENFYQELKFNGGDRYRHELKWIHNLLTGFGLLWLLWVPFIAVDYFYYDYRLSVQAYYPLYLLLMCMLIWMAARAFLRPEITVQADNLPVLKPLLPAELKQKGAWLKRVVKENNYYQDPELSLSSLAEKLGMHTHELSRIINTVLKKSFNDFINEYRVQAAARKMQDPANDHITLLGIAFESGFNSQSTFSRIFKQVTGKSPQEYKNNLKKEFPSYNLRSDIQFAPVVLNHETAPKWFHDKTNRNFMFKNYFKIAWRNLTRNKSYAAINITGLAVGIAVCMVIFIIIQFQTSFDSFHPKKDRTYRVLTEYHHAETGDITYGKDIPFPLPLGLKTAFPQIEQVAPIFASQNDQLIIPDENGATVKMFKEQRGLFYTNPSFFKIFNFPLLAGSYASLKDPDNVLLTKEVAEKYFGDWKSAMGKTIKLQMGGFMFEHGTDVLKVSGILAPIPANSDFQLKLVVSFGTGFTGDYLAKSTDWNRTVTDFGCYILLPQSLTADNFNQQLKAYSQKVQSSDNKDSHIIQALNAVHYDSQTGNYSNQTASHQLLNVLWLIAAFILLIACVNFINLSTAQAVNRAKEVGVRKVLGSNKSQLQLQFIVETFLIVASALILAVVITILALPYLSRLLELSLSFNIFSNPSIILFLLTVAVAVTALAGFYPSIVLSRFNPVNALKSKLTADPARGISLRRGLVVFQFIIAQALIIGTLIIVKQMNYFMDQPLGFDKETIVNIPFRVDSLRMSRLNYLRNQLLSVNGVQAVCYSSNTPIENGNDTWSAVRFDHATKETDFKAITKFADEGYVPAYKLKLIAGRNLQPSPFTREFLVNESLVKSLGLKKPEDILNKEISIWDGVIKCPVVGVLKDFNDRSFRHSLAPLLIATNITMYNQAGIKLKTKNVFSTMQSVKQVFEKTFPDFVYEYRFLDDKIASFYKQENQLAQLYKIFAAIAILLSCLGLYGLASFMAVQRIKEVGIRKVLGATSGSIVYLFSKEFIILIAIAFAIATPIAWYYMHQWLQAYVYRINISWWLFAAGGMAAIIIALATISFQAIKAAKANPVKSLRSE from the coding sequence TTGAAGCCATATACATTCCATATTACCCTTTATGACGCTGCGTTTTTTGGGATGTTGTTTATCGGCCTCACTTTTATCCTGCTTTTATGGTTCACCAGGAAAACAAACCGGTCAGCAAACCGGTTTTTGGCGATGGTATTGGCTATTGCCGCTTTGTGGATAACCCGGATCCTGGGCACCGATATCGGGCTGTCAACTTATATTCCCAACTGGAGCCGGCTACCGCTGCAGTTTTCGCTGGCAATTGGCCCACTCATTTTCTTTTATGTACTTAAAATAACCCGGCCGGAGTATAAATTCACCCGCAAGGACCTGCTGCATTTCAGTCCATTGTTAGTCGAACTAAGCGCCTGGGCCTTAGCGGTGCTGGAAAGTATAAAAACGGGCTGGGCAACTTACGATACATTTATATTTCAACGATTAAACCCTGTATTACAACTATCAGCATTTATCTCGGTCATTATTTATCTATACCGGTGCCGCAGGCTGATCGAAAACTTTTACCAGGAGCTAAAATTTAACGGAGGCGACCGGTACCGGCACGAGCTGAAATGGATACATAACTTACTGACAGGCTTCGGGTTGTTATGGTTGTTGTGGGTCCCTTTTATAGCTGTAGATTATTTTTATTATGATTACCGGTTAAGCGTTCAGGCTTACTACCCTTTGTATCTCCTTTTAATGTGTATGCTTATCTGGATGGCGGCAAGAGCGTTTTTAAGGCCGGAAATTACTGTACAGGCAGATAACTTACCGGTTTTAAAACCATTACTGCCTGCGGAGCTTAAGCAAAAAGGCGCCTGGTTAAAGCGGGTTGTTAAAGAAAATAATTACTACCAGGACCCGGAATTGAGTTTAAGTTCCCTCGCCGAAAAGCTTGGCATGCATACCCATGAATTATCACGGATCATCAATACCGTGCTCAAAAAAAGCTTCAATGATTTTATTAACGAATACCGGGTACAGGCAGCTGCCCGAAAAATGCAGGATCCTGCTAATGATCATATTACCCTTTTAGGAATCGCGTTTGAATCGGGATTTAACTCCCAAAGTACCTTTAGCCGCATTTTTAAACAGGTGACCGGGAAAAGTCCGCAGGAATATAAAAATAACTTAAAAAAAGAGTTCCCATCTTATAATTTGAGAAGCGATATCCAATTTGCGCCGGTAGTTTTGAATCATGAAACCGCCCCTAAATGGTTTCATGATAAAACCAACCGCAACTTTATGTTTAAAAATTATTTCAAAATCGCCTGGCGTAATTTAACACGCAATAAAAGTTATGCCGCTATTAATATTACCGGCCTGGCCGTAGGTATTGCTGTTTGTATGGTGATTTTTATCATTATACAGTTTCAAACAAGCTTTGATAGTTTTCACCCAAAGAAAGACCGCACCTATCGTGTGCTAACCGAATATCATCACGCAGAAACCGGAGATATTACATATGGCAAAGACATTCCTTTTCCATTACCATTAGGATTAAAAACGGCTTTCCCTCAAATAGAACAGGTTGCCCCAATTTTTGCAAGCCAGAATGACCAGTTGATTATACCTGACGAAAATGGGGCTACAGTAAAAATGTTTAAGGAACAAAGGGGCCTGTTTTATACCAATCCATCATTTTTTAAAATTTTTAACTTCCCGCTGCTTGCCGGCTCGTACGCTTCATTAAAAGATCCGGACAACGTATTGTTGACCAAAGAGGTTGCCGAAAAGTATTTTGGCGACTGGAAATCGGCAATGGGTAAAACCATTAAATTACAAATGGGCGGTTTCATGTTTGAGCATGGCACGGATGTATTAAAAGTTTCGGGGATCCTGGCTCCCATTCCTGCAAATTCCGACTTTCAGCTCAAACTTGTTGTTAGTTTTGGTACGGGGTTTACTGGAGACTATTTAGCAAAATCCACAGATTGGAACAGAACGGTAACCGATTTTGGCTGCTATATTTTGTTACCTCAAAGCCTTACTGCCGACAATTTTAATCAGCAGCTGAAAGCTTATTCACAAAAGGTACAATCTTCTGATAATAAGGACAGCCATATTATACAAGCATTAAATGCCGTGCATTATGATTCACAAACAGGCAACTACAGCAACCAAACAGCCAGCCATCAGTTGCTCAATGTATTATGGCTAATTGCCGCGTTCATCCTGCTAATTGCTTGTGTAAACTTTATTAACCTCTCTACCGCGCAGGCTGTTAACCGGGCAAAAGAAGTTGGTGTCAGAAAGGTTTTGGGGAGTAATAAATCGCAATTACAACTCCAGTTCATTGTCGAAACATTTTTGATAGTAGCAAGCGCTTTAATACTTGCAGTTGTTATTACCATACTTGCATTGCCTTATTTGAGCCGGCTTTTAGAGCTGTCGCTTTCATTCAACATATTCAGTAATCCTTCAATTATTTTATTTCTGCTGACTGTGGCAGTTGCTGTAACCGCGCTCGCCGGTTTTTATCCTTCTATCGTTTTATCGCGCTTCAATCCTGTTAATGCTTTAAAAAGTAAACTTACAGCAGATCCGGCAAGAGGAATCTCTTTACGACGAGGATTGGTTGTGTTTCAATTCATCATTGCGCAGGCATTGATCATCGGGACGCTCATCATTGTAAAGCAAATGAACTATTTTATGGATCAGCCTTTAGGCTTCGATAAAGAAACAATTGTTAATATTCCGTTCCGGGTAGATAGTCTTCGAATGAGCCGGCTAAATTATTTGAGGAACCAATTACTATCCGTAAACGGCGTACAGGCAGTATGCTATAGTTCTAACACCCCTATTGAAAACGGAAATGATACGTGGAGCGCAGTCAGGTTTGACCACGCAACAAAAGAAACAGATTTCAAGGCGATTACCAAATTTGCCGACGAAGGCTATGTACCTGCTTACAAGTTAAAGTTGATAGCCGGAAGAAACCTTCAGCCATCCCCTTTTACCAGGGAGTTTCTGGTGAACGAATCGCTTGTAAAAAGTTTAGGGCTTAAAAAACCCGAGGATATATTAAACAAGGAGATCAGCATATGGGATGGTGTAATAAAATGCCCGGTTGTTGGCGTGTTAAAAGATTTTAATGACCGGTCTTTTCGGCACAGCCTGGCACCATTGCTTATCGCCACAAACATCACCATGTATAACCAGGCCGGCATAAAACTTAAAACCAAAAATGTTTTTTCGACGATGCAATCTGTTAAACAAGTATTTGAGAAAACATTTCCCGATTTTGTTTATGAATACCGGTTTTTGGATGATAAAATTGCAAGTTTTTACAAACAGGAAAATCAGTTAGCCCAATTATATAAAATTTTTGCTGCTATCGCTATACTTCTTAGCTGTTTGGGTTTGTATGGTTTAGCCTCGTTCATGGCCGTACAGCGGATAAAAGAAGTTGGTATCCGCAAAGTACTTGGTGCTACTTCAGGCAGCATCGTTTATTTGTTTTCGAAAGAGTTTATCATACTCATTGCTATTGCCTTTGCCATCGCTACCCCCATTGCATGGTATTACATGCACCAATGGCTGCAAGCTTATGTTTACCGCATCAACATCAGTTGGTGGCTATTTGCGGCAGGCGGAATGGCAGCAATTATTATTGCACTTGCAACCATAAGTTTCCAGGCTATAAAAGCAGCAAAAGCTAATCCGGTGAAGAGTTTGAGAAGTGAATAA
- the map gene encoding type I methionyl aminopeptidase produces MSITTEDEKIGMQQASDAVAITLRKMREYAKPGISTKELDEYGGELLAQLGAKSAPLLTYNFPGHTCISVNEEAAHGIPSADKILQEGDLVNIDVSAELNGYWADNGGSFVLGQDIHGYGKLVETSKEILKKAIKNIKGGVRISEIGRLIETEAKKAGYTVIKNLTGHGVGRSLHEEPHEVANYCDRYNTTRFKKNSVVAIETFISTRSTIADTQADGWTLIGNKGGFVAQHEHTIMVTGGEPVIFTAQNGIWD; encoded by the coding sequence ATGTCTATAACTACCGAAGACGAAAAAATTGGAATGCAGCAGGCCAGTGATGCTGTAGCCATTACACTCAGGAAGATGCGGGAGTACGCCAAACCAGGTATCTCTACAAAAGAGCTTGACGAATACGGCGGCGAACTGCTGGCACAATTAGGTGCAAAATCTGCACCTTTGCTAACCTACAATTTCCCGGGACACACTTGTATAAGCGTGAATGAGGAAGCGGCGCACGGCATACCCTCGGCCGATAAAATCCTTCAAGAAGGCGACCTCGTAAATATTGACGTATCGGCAGAGCTAAATGGTTACTGGGCCGATAACGGCGGCTCCTTCGTTTTAGGACAGGACATCCATGGCTATGGCAAACTCGTGGAAACCTCGAAAGAAATCTTAAAAAAAGCGATCAAAAACATTAAAGGCGGTGTCAGGATCTCAGAGATCGGCAGGTTAATTGAGACTGAAGCCAAAAAAGCCGGCTATACGGTAATAAAAAACCTGACCGGGCACGGTGTTGGCCGCAGCTTGCACGAAGAACCGCATGAAGTTGCCAACTACTGCGACAGGTATAACACTACGCGTTTTAAAAAGAATTCGGTGGTGGCGATAGAGACATTCATTTCAACACGGTCGACAATTGCCGATACTCAAGCCGACGGCTGGACATTAATTGGTAATAAAGGCGGTTTTGTTGCACAGCACGAGCACACCATTATGGTAACCGGCGGTGAGCCGGTAATATTTACAGCGCAGAACGGTATTTGGGATTAA